One part of the Sciurus carolinensis chromosome 4, mSciCar1.2, whole genome shotgun sequence genome encodes these proteins:
- the LOC124982670 gene encoding disintegrin and metalloproteinase domain-containing protein 21-like, which produces MTVGETLVHVKNTLLLFWPLVSLFLSCWPLIGHSQYRNPPEVVIPLRVTGRGRHISTRDWLSYSLHFGGQRHIVHMKTKKVLVSRDFSVFTYTDQGALVEDMPFVQNDCFYHGYVEGDPESLVALSTCFGGFQGMLQINDIAYEIKPKTFSATFEHLVYKIDSQETQSLPRCGLTEEEIAWQLKFQKNATTTLMQSSLEGIWLHQWFLELAIVIEHEQFIFRGSNISKVELEVLMAIDLVDVFYNIMGLDVILTGLEIWNEENPYIASSTRTMLRAFCNWKKVSFNSRVSHDAAHIVIKQDFCNTKPFTSHYKGICDINRNCGLECILSDQLLPFASAVAHELGHNLWMRDDDSTCVCGKSICIMNKEVSPAEVFSNCSYAAFFNIISNSTCLHTAPNPEHIITFKRCGNGVVEEEEQCDCGSMKSCTNDTCCLQNCTLTPGADCASGLCCKDCKFRPSGTLCRAQENECDLPEWCNGISPKCPDDVYVEDGIPCLNDSFCYEKRCNSHDEQCKKIFGKEAKNANQICYKEINIRGDRFGHCSVEDTRYVPCDISDILCGRVQCENVIAIPSLEEHTTVHWTQINGVTCWGTDYHFGMSMTDIGNVKDGTVCGTEYMCLHKKCVPMPLWEDACLPDSCSMRGVCNNKHHCHCDYDWAPPNCLKEGNGGSIDSGPPPQRRRKPPWWIYLLILISLSSLPPSLPLPLLQAPPLPEELLEQ; this is translated from the coding sequence ATGACTGTAGGTGAGACCTTGGTGCATGTGAAGAACACTCTCCTCCTGTTCTGGCCATTGGTGTCTCTGTTCCTTTCTTGTTGGCCCCTGATTGGGCACTCTCAATACCGCAATCCCCCAGAAGTGGTGATACCCTTGAGAGTAACTGGCCGTGGAAGACACATAAGCACTCGAGACTGGCTCTCCTACAGCCTGCACTTTGGGGGCCAGAGACACATTGTCCATATGAAGACCAAGAAGGTTTTGGTATCCAGAGATTTCTCTGTGTTCACCTACACTGACCAGGGTGCTCTGGTTGAGGATATGCCTTTTGTCCAAAATGATTGCTTCTATCATGGCTATGTGGAAGGGGACCCAGAATCCCTGGTTGCCCTCAGTACTTGTTTTGGAGGCTTTCAAGGAATGCTACAGATAAATGACATTGCTTATGAGATCAAGCCCAAAACGTTTTCTGCTACATTTGAACATTTGGTATATAAGATTGACAGCCAGGAGACACAATCCCTACCCAGATGTGgattaacagaagaagaaatagcatGGCAATTGAAGTTTCAAAAGAATGCTACTACCACTCTAATGCAAAGTTCCCTTGAGGGTATATGGCTCCACCAGTGGTTTCTCGAATTGGCAATTGTGATAGAACATGAACAATTCATTTTTCGGGGAAGTAATATCTCAAAAGTGGAGTTGGAGGTACTCATGGCTATTGATTTAGTAGACGTCTTTTATAACATAATGGGTCTTGATGTGATTCTCACTGGACTTGAGATTTGGAATGAAGAAAACCCCTATATAGCAAGCAGCACACGTACAATGTTGCGTGCATTTTGCAATTGGAAAAAAGTCAGCTTTAATTCTCGCGTGAGTCATGATGCTGCACATATTGTCATAAAACAAGATTTTTGTAATACAAAGCCTTTTACATCACATTATAAAGGAATATGTGACATAAATAGAAATTGTGGATTAGAGTGTATTTTAAGTGACCAACTGCTTCCATTTGCATCGGCAGTGGCACATGAGCTTGGCCACAATTTGTGGATGCGAGATGATGATAGTACTTGTGTGTGTGGGAAAAGCATATGCATCATGAATAAAGAGGTTAGTCCTGCAGAGGTATTCAGCAACTGCAGTTATGCTGCTTTTTTTAACATCATTAGCAATAGTACTTGTCTGCACACAGCACCAAATCCAGAGCACATCATCACATTTAAGCGCTGTGGGAATGGTGTGGTTGAAGAGGAAGAACAGTGTGACTGTGGCTCCATGAAATCATGTACAAATGATACATGTTGTTTGCAAAACTGCACTCTGACACCTGGGGCTGATTGTGCTTCAGGGCTTTGTTGCAAAGACTGCAAGTTCAGGCCGTCAGGCACACTCTGTAGAGCACAGGAAAATGAGTGTGATCTGCCAGAGTGGTGCAATGGCATTTCACCTAAGTGTCCAGATGACGTGTATGTGGAGGATGGAATCCCTTGCCTGAACGATAGCTTCTGCTATGAAAAGAGATGCAACAGCCATGATGAGCAGTGTAAGAAAATTTTTGGCAAAGAAGCCAAGAATGCAAATCAGATTTGTTACAAGGAAATTAACATCCGAGGTGACCGTTTTGGTCACTGTAGTGTGGAAGACACTAGATATGTACCATGCGATATCTCAGATATCTTGTGTGGGCGAGTTCAGTGTGAGAATGTGATAGCAATTCCTTCACTGGAAGAGCACACTACTGTGCATTGGACTCAAATCAATGGGGTCACCTGCTGGGGAACAGACTATCATTTTGGCATGAGCATGACTGATATTGGTAATGTGAAAGATGGTACAGTGTGTGGTACAGAATACATGTGTCTCCACAAGAAGTGTGTCCCTATGCCTCTTTGGGAAGATGCTTGTTTGCCTGACAGCTGCAGTATGAGAGGGGTCTGCAATAATAAACATCACTGCCATTGTGACTATGACTGGGCCCCACCCAACTGCCTGAAGGAGGGCAATGGAGGTAGCATTGACAGTGGCCCACCCCCTCAGAGAAGGAGGAAGCCACCATGGTGGATTTACCTATTAATACTGATAT